atagttgttttttgttttttttgtagaaacAAATCCAGAAGAAATCAATTAATGCTACTCTGTAGATGGATTGTAGCCCTGTTTGAGCAAATGCACATGTTGCATATTCTTTTTGGTTTACACTAAAGATCACACTTGTTTCATTCAAAATTTGATcggtttattattttacacataatATAACTCAGTCAAATTTTCAAATAGAGGATACTGCACAATTTCCTGGTTTACCCTGCTGTTATTAGGTCTACCTGTCTTATAGtttgctctccagtggcacagctttATGTCTGCAAACCTACAACACTAGATGTGTTTTAACACATGTGGTGGGTACagatagctttgtacttaactacaacaacaaaatcaTCATGGTAGGCATTTAGGTTTTGAGTCAGGGGTGCTCAGGAAGTTGTTCTTAGCCCCATTCCTGgctattttatttcaagtttatggAGTGATATATTCTTGGTTGGTTGCAATTATTTTATTGTCAGAACCTTAGAGAGGAGGTGGGAAGATCATAGTACACGATGTTAGCAAATTTCTTTTCTGGTCTGTTGAAGCAATGGTTGAACAGGGAAAATGCAGACCAAGCATTCCTTTTATAGACCGCTGACGCACCATCTGGCGAAGGGACAAaggatattttgtatttaataggcATGAACACAATAAAGTGCACAATTTTTACATAATTTGATTGACTGAAATAGGAAGAGAAAGAAGCAAGTGAGAACTTTGTGAATTTAGCTTATAAAGgagagaaaaatagttttaacaatttgtagtaacatataaatatatatacacacacatacacacatagaaATATGAATACATGTACTCCATATTTGGAGGGGGCTTCTAGGAAGATGGAAATCTGACTACAGTTGAAACGATCATCAGGGGATTGTGGGAGTAGTGTAGGGATGAGTGGTCAAGGACGATAACATAATAAAGTCGAGCCGTTTCGTCagatatatacaaaaaacaaaacaaaaccggGTCAGTGACCAAGTACACTATGTATCAAAGTGGCTTGCGTGTTTATGGGAGTATTACATAAGTTTGGTAAGGTGAGGTGTATTTGTGCCAAGGCGACGAAGTgtataatagtttataaaatcGTACTGCAAGATTATTACGGTTTATGGATTGTTGTAACGAGGTCGGTGAATCTCTGTTATATTGATTTTACTTTGCTGACTGTAACTGGGTAGGCGGTGGATTATCCTAACCGCCTCAGACTGTATTGATTCATACTTTGTGTACAGGTGTTGGGGCATGTAGAAGGTTTTTAAATAGCCGTATTCGATGAGTGGTCCTATATACATCTTGTAGATCAATGTGAGAGATTGGGGGTGGCATTCTTTCGCACATCCCTCAATGTTTTTGGggtaattaattttttgtgtggCTGTTTTGAATGTGTTGTTTAGGCGTGTGTTCCATCTTAGTGTATAATTAAAGGTTGTccacaagcaaacaaaaaatttatACTTGTGCAGAAATCTGATACTGTTGTTGTTAACCATAAACCTTGTAATGGacgaaaattaaattaaattaccaatagtaaattttaaaaaataattaaatgctcAAGAATATGAAACTTAATAGTACAATAAAAATGCTTAACttggtcaaaataaaaataaaagtgaaagtcTCTAGACTCAGAACATCTAACTTTGATCTGAATCTACCTCCTGGTaattgttatcaaaatatttgtgcaattgtttttgattttcataAACCTTAGACAAAATATATACGTCACGATGTTCCATAAGGCTCACATTTGCTTTTCCTAATTCTTTCCTGAAGTTAAATCTTACTCCTTGCAACGGGTGGTACCACGAGAGACACTTGTACAATTTAGTATGAGTTGGGGTTTCTTCCCCTTTATCTCGTATAATGTAAATTATCattgcctaatttagcagtgtaagactagagggaaggcagctagtcatcaccacccaccgccaactcttgggctactcttttaccaacgaatagtgggattgaccgtcacattataacgcccccacgggtaggagggcgagcatgtttagcgcgacgcgggcgcgaacccgcgaccctcggattacgagtcgcacgccttacgcgctaggccatgccgggccgaaattaAAAACTACATGAAAAACGTTTGGCTgaaattgtaaaagtaaataataaagatTTCTTCAAATATGTAAAGGGTAATCAAAATATTAGAATGTGAGTGATATCCTTGAAGGATAACACCAGTAAGGTAATATctgatgataatatttttataagtcaCTAAATAGTGGAAGAATATTACAAGATAGAAGTTGGATAATGTTAATATAAGATTTAAAGGAGATGATAAAAACTATCCAGGTAATTATGGACCAATTTGGAAAGTTTGTGTAATGATGCATTGCAGGGTGAATTAAAGTAGTTTGATATAGTGTTAAAAAGTCAATATGGTTTCACTAAAGAAAAGTAATGTttaacaaatcttttgacattatttgaCGATGTTACTGCAAGAATTAATGAAAGAAAAGCTGCAGActtggtttaccttgatttttAGAAAGAATTTGATAATGTGCCTCACAAAAGGCTTGTTACAAAAACGAAATCTATGAGTATCaggaaaatgttattaattgGATCAGGGCCAGATTAAAGGCAACTGATGCCCTAAACACAACCCAACAATGGCGCCCCTTGGTCCCTCCATTGCTTAAATGAAACGGCATTAAGACAAAATAAgtactgaaagtgaaataaaagtttaaaaatttataacccttcttcagttttcttccaggtcagaccccacaactattaaataaaaacttttttatttcacttacttAACAGATTGGGCATGGATCAAATCAAGCAATGATTGAGgtcttttatttagaaatgatgagagaaatcacttctttgattaatgataattaaaaataagtatttttattgtatatttgttttcactctaagTTAATAATTCTCACGTTGATGCTAAATATTCTCACTTTAATGTTCACAAATTCATACTTTGatgtaaacaaaaacgaaaaatttactcaaaacccttttatacaaaaaattttCACTTTGATGTTGACaaattctcactttgaacttaaaaccctgaaagcaaattacttatttaattataattataataattgttattattcaagtattcatcttaatatttatttaagttttaaaaggttttcttcttgattttttaaTTGCAATGTCTTTGATCAAGttctcaaaactaatttggcaAAACAAGTCTActtctatacttagcagagacaaggcatccagCCTGTCTCGTCGCATAGTCGTTCTGTcgggatttttaatatgcttaagCTGAGAAAATGAATGCTCAGTTGCtcaatttgtgaccattaatgttaaaaatatacgcaatgcaaCGTCTACGTTTGTAAacgcacactcaattttgtcttctgaaattattttataaattctgttgttgccatagcatgtgcCTCTCAGGCCAAAGAGGGATgctaacacactttcatttccaagacaagctttaagaattttccaccgcCTGATTGAGGCTgaaaaatgtatagagcaaatgcaCTGTAGAAAAAAACTaccacttgacagcagtcaacagcacttctCCCTACCAGATTTAGAAAATGGGCTGCAGATGGCATATATAtagcaaacttattttcttctaaaatattttgctgcatccccttataacgcccagacatgttagcagcacTGTCGTAAAATTGACCcgtacattttgaaaaattaagtttcaaacattacgtaagtactgcaatacctggtttgccatttcctcacTGGTAcggcttttcagttccagaaaggttaaaaagcgttCAGTAAGCTGCTCATCTTTTAAGTATCAAAGTACAGTACTTAACTGATCTTTAGGTCAACTGACAaactaaaataaccagaagaatttacttcatcaacagtAAACGTGTGGACCTTCTGAGCTATTAGTTCAATGAGTTATTCAcaggtggttttggacaagtaagaaggacttccttttctagaatttacatattttgaaatgtctcctgctaaaaatggatcaaagtgacttatgagctcaagcagTCCTAAAAAATtctcattctgcagtgaaccaaatttttcatctgttcctcaAAAAGCCAGGCCACGTTCAGCTGACGTACGAATAATAGATCATTACACGCTTCAAGACACGTTCAcagtaattgcactcttctttaatttgtttttccaactcttgtcgcaagcctaaaccttgtctgcaAGTTAAGTACGTTAGCATAGAGTCTGGGTGAGTAGTACTTCATTCATGatgataaattacaatttttttttaccagtcACTGAACCCctctctttcaacaaaacgcgaggaaaatttagggggcaaaacgtttataaacaaagcagtaaactgaccctgttgatgttgaatacaataaccactctctcttgtattgccaccattggcttttaccccaaatAAAAGTTTCTGCGAACAGTATCACGTTGGTTTGCTACTACTGAAAGTCCAGCAACATTTGCCAAATGATCCATTGtggtgttgacagtcagtgggtccataagcaatccaataagccacatcatcagcaaaGAACTCGAACaacaaccctggatcttttgctttagtttcttcatcttttgtagactgaagcattttaccatagtccagtagattttcattttcagcaattatttcaacttcagattgtcttgtagagcaacttgcatcaacattaacactagaaaTATCAGGAGtatttacaggcaaagtgagatcaaTTTTGAGACTTGTACCAGTTGCGCCAGTCTGTGACACCTCCATCATGATGTTCTAACCTTGACGTGGACAAAATGGTACTTGTAGGTATtgagcttggttcaacttcaatcttgtcagagtTTCATGCcgtacaagtgacttctgatggtggggatgggttttgatttggaagatcatgttgtgtaagtcgagtgaaaaaaaaaaaaagtcaacttTCCAGTCTTgaccactaaatccaaagccttttgttggttcttttttgccatttttctcttttgtgcgccacttaattgaacacgtttcatcctgcagtctgaaaaatacagaaacaaaaataaataaataaacaagagaaTATGGATCacatatagttataatgattagaaaaacactgtaatttacaaagaaaaacgttggtaagacagtcaaacGTACTAAATtctaggtctacatttagacaacgattgtcagaaagttattctaggacctaggtccatcagtacataaacatgaattcataaatgcCTTTATTGATTTGttgcattctgattggttgaaaaacCATTCAAAactggcttcaatccattttagtagaattagttttcagtcattgcaatTATTTCATTAAGCTATGGtagctgtatgcaagaagcaatgCCAATGGTAACatgcaaatccattgtgagccaaaaagtattccaaaacaatttgtgatcaacaacacataccGTAGTAGCgtatatacacagtgatcattctgtactggtgca
Above is a genomic segment from Tachypleus tridentatus isolate NWPU-2018 chromosome 11, ASM421037v1, whole genome shotgun sequence containing:
- the LOC143232407 gene encoding uncharacterized protein LOC143232407, encoding MMEVSQTGATGTSLKIDLTLPVNTPDISSVNVDASCSTRQSEVEIIAENENLLDYGKMLQSTKDEETKAKDPGLLFEFFADDVAYWIAYGPTDCQHHNGSFGKCCWTFSSSKPT